CAGCCTTGGCGAGGTGGTCCTGCCCGTCACCCAGTTTCTTTTCAGCCTGGGCAACCTTTTGCACCAGTGCCTCAAAGCGGTTGGCATAGGCTGCGTTCTGATACCCGGTCAGGAAGGTTTTGCGCTTTGCCACCATGTCGTCAAGCGTTACGGCAACGGGATGGGCCTGCTTTTCATTCGGGCCGATCACGTTGATAACTTTTTGCGGGTCATGGGCAAACAGGCGGCCCCAATAGAAGGACTGCTTGTTCATATCAATCGCGACACCGTTAAGCTCGATGGCCTGCATCAGGGCTTCTTCGGTAATCGGGATCAGGCCGCGCTGCCAGGCAACGCCGAGCATGAACAGGTTGGTGGCAATGGAATCCCCCATCAGGCGGGTGGCAACATCGCTGCCTTCGACAAAGTTCACGGCATCATTGCCACAGGCATCAAGGATGGCCTTTTTATGCTCGTTACTTTTTAGTTCGAAATCCGGGTTGCGGGTAAAGGCGCCGGTGACGGTTTCGTGGGTATTGATCACCGCCTGGGTAAAGTTGCGGCGCATTTTCGCCAGCCCCTCGAAGCTTGCCGCAACCAGCAGGTCACAGCCCAGCACAACATTGGCTTCACCCGCAGGGATACGGGCGGCGTGCAGTTTGTCCTGGGTATCGGCAAAGCGGATATGGCTGACCACAGCCCCCCCTTTTTGCGCCAGACCGGCCATATCCAGCCCGACGATGCCTTTGCCTTCGAGATGCGCAGCCATACCCAGAAGGGCACCAATGGTGACAACACCCGTGCCGCCAACACCCGTGATCAGGACTGACCAGGGTTCGTTCAAATCAGGCAGTGCGGGTTTGGGCAGGGATGCAAAAACGGCATCACCGTGATTGCCACCTTTTGCTGCGGCCTCGGGTTTGCGAAGGGCGCCGCCTTCAATGGTTACAAAGCTGGGGCAGAACCCGTTCAGGCAGGAAAAGTCCTTGTTGCAGGCGGATTGGTCAATGGCGCGTTTGCGGCCAAATTCGGTTTCGACAGGTACAACGGCAAGGCAGTTGGATTTTACACCGCAATCGCCGCAGCCTTCGCAGACCAGATCATTGATGAATACCCGTTTGGGCGGATCGACCATCAGTTTGCGTTTGCGCCGACGGCGTTTTTCCGCCGCACAGGTCTGATCAAAAATCAGGATCGACGTGCCGGGAACTTCGCGCAGTTCTTTTTGGGTTTCATCAAGCGTATCGCGGTGGCGAATATCGACATTCGGGGCGAAATGGGCATCGATCGGGTATTTGTCCGGTTCGTCTGACAGGACAATAATGCGGGTAACGCCTTCATCAGCCATCTGGCGCGTGATTTGCGGCACGCTGATGGGGCCATCAACAGGCTGGCCGCCCGTCATGGCGACGGCATCGTTAAACAGGATTTTATAGGTAATATTGACCTTTGATGCGATAGCCGCGCGGATCGCCAGGGAACCGGAATGGTAATAGGTGCCATCCCCCAGATTCTGGAAAACGTGTTTGGTGGTGGTAAAGGGGGCCTGGCCGATCCAGGTTACACCTTCGCCGCCCATATGGGTGAAGGTTTCGGTGGAACGGTCCATCCAGTTGACCATGTAATGACAGCCAATGCCGGCCATGGCGCGGCTGCCTTCGGGAACCTTGGTGGAACTGTTATGCGGGCAACCGGGGCAGAACCAGGGAATACGGGCTACGTCCGGGCGGGGTTCGGCGATTTCTTTTTCTTTTTGCGCCAGCCATTCAATGCGTTCGTGAATGTCTTTGCTGTCAAAGAAACGGTTGATGCGCGCGGCCAGGACCTGTGCGATGCGGGCCGGGGTCAGTTCGTCCATCGAGGGCAAAATCCATTCGCCCTTTTCATCGAACTTGCCAATGACGGTGGGGCGGACGTCTTCGCGCCAGTTATAAAGCTGTTCCTTGACCTGGTTTTCCATCACCGCGCGTTTTTCTTCAACAACGATGATTTCTTCCAGTCCCTTGGCAAATTCGCGCACGTCATCGCGGTTAAGCGGCCAGCTCATGCCAACCTTCAGCACGCGAATGCCGATATCGGCGGCATCCTTTTCGGAAATGCCAAGGTCATCGAATGCCTGCATGACATCGAGATACGCCTTGCCGGTGGTGATGATGCCCAGGCGCGGCGTCGGGCTGTCGATCACGATGCGGTTAAGCTTGTTAGCGCGTGCATAGGCCAGGGCGGCGTAAAGCTTGTATTTCATCAGGCGGTGTTCCTGTTCCTTTGGCGTGTCGGGCCAACGAATGTGAACACCCCCTTCGGGCATGGCGAAATCGGGCATGACGGGGCTGACGCGGTCAGGTGCTACGTCAACGGCGGCAGAGCTTTCGACCGTTTCGGCAATGGTTTTCATCGCAACCCAGCAGCCGGAATAGCGGCTCATGGCCCAGCCATGCAGGCCGAAATCGATAATATCCTGCACGCCTGACGGGTTCAGAACCGGGATTTGCGCATCGATGAAGGCATATTCGGTTTGATGGGGCAGGGTGGATGATTTGCACGAATGGTCGTCCCCGGCGAGGACAAGCACACCGCCATTGCGCGATGTGCCAGCATAGTTGGCATGTTTGAAAACGTCACCGGAACGGTCAACACCCGGGCCTTTGCCATACCACATGCCAAAAACGCCATCATATCTGGCGTCCGGATACATATTAACCTGCTGGCTTCCCCAAACCACGGTGGCGGCGAGGTCTTCGTTTACGCCGGCCTGGAATTCGATCTGCTGTTTGGTCAGGAATTTTTTGGCCCGCCATAATTGCTGGTCAAGGCCACCCAGAGGCGATCCGCGATAGCCCGATATGCAGCCCGCCGTGTTAAGGCCCGCGCGGGCATCCAACTGTCGCTGCATCAGGGGCAGGCGCACCAGCGCCTGAA
The window above is part of the Thalassospira marina genome. Proteins encoded here:
- a CDS encoding indolepyruvate ferredoxin oxidoreductase family protein — its product is MAKLAAVTLDDKYTLEEGRIYLTGIQALVRLPLMQRQLDARAGLNTAGCISGYRGSPLGGLDQQLWRAKKFLTKQQIEFQAGVNEDLAATVVWGSQQVNMYPDARYDGVFGMWYGKGPGVDRSGDVFKHANYAGTSRNGGVLVLAGDDHSCKSSTLPHQTEYAFIDAQIPVLNPSGVQDIIDFGLHGWAMSRYSGCWVAMKTIAETVESSAAVDVAPDRVSPVMPDFAMPEGGVHIRWPDTPKEQEHRLMKYKLYAALAYARANKLNRIVIDSPTPRLGIITTGKAYLDVMQAFDDLGISEKDAADIGIRVLKVGMSWPLNRDDVREFAKGLEEIIVVEEKRAVMENQVKEQLYNWREDVRPTVIGKFDEKGEWILPSMDELTPARIAQVLAARINRFFDSKDIHERIEWLAQKEKEIAEPRPDVARIPWFCPGCPHNSSTKVPEGSRAMAGIGCHYMVNWMDRSTETFTHMGGEGVTWIGQAPFTTTKHVFQNLGDGTYYHSGSLAIRAAIASKVNITYKILFNDAVAMTGGQPVDGPISVPQITRQMADEGVTRIIVLSDEPDKYPIDAHFAPNVDIRHRDTLDETQKELREVPGTSILIFDQTCAAEKRRRRKRKLMVDPPKRVFINDLVCEGCGDCGVKSNCLAVVPVETEFGRKRAIDQSACNKDFSCLNGFCPSFVTIEGGALRKPEAAAKGGNHGDAVFASLPKPALPDLNEPWSVLITGVGGTGVVTIGALLGMAAHLEGKGIVGLDMAGLAQKGGAVVSHIRFADTQDKLHAARIPAGEANVVLGCDLLVAASFEGLAKMRRNFTQAVINTHETVTGAFTRNPDFELKSNEHKKAILDACGNDAVNFVEGSDVATRLMGDSIATNLFMLGVAWQRGLIPITEEALMQAIELNGVAIDMNKQSFYWGRLFAHDPQKVINVIGPNEKQAHPVAVTLDDMVAKRKTFLTGYQNAAYANRFEALVQKVAQAEKKLGDGQDHLAKAVAKYYFKLLAYKDEYEVARLYTDPAFTAKLRKNFTGNYKVKFHLAPPALASRDVESGNLKKQVYGPWMMSVFGVLAKFKFLRGTALDPFGKTHERKTERALITQYEDLVNEVLAGLNHDNVRIAGALLALPEQIRGYGHIKDANIAKVKQREEELRNQFHNPPEHLQAAE